The segment TGTGTTGTTGAATGTATTTTATTGgcattgaatgtatttttatttcattttaatgacactgaatgtatttttatgtagtCTTTATGTAATACATTGCCTTTTTTTAATTAGACTATGTCAGGaaaatgtcatgagatattgggtatttttaatccctctggggcttaaggggttaatgagctacagttttaggaaaatacaaaatgctgagtctgaaacaggtcagaactgtttctttgaactgctctgaatttcaaagggatttacttggggaggggggtccgtgtggatggcccactcaaggtgtcaattgaattaatcaaggtctacagacagggttgggggagaacagcttcaaggtattttgtagaaggggtgggctcatgaaggGGCCCTAAGAAAGAATGGTACTTAAGTCTGGGCCAGGTTGTAAAACAGGAGATctgaccaggggcatgcttggaaagcatggcagacctcatcttctgaaccagtgcctctctgggaaaaatccatagcatgtggtaatgtactgtataggattttctgttttaccccttttattttaagaagctgctctgtcttatattgtaattgtatgtttattttgtaataccttttctgtaattcaagcactgtatttttctatatattaaaccatttgataagtaatgctttgggctctgaatgaactttgtgcacgctggagagaataacttgctaaattcaggcacatgttactacaactgattgtgtgttagagtgcatagtttttcctataataaacagggacctgaggccctggcggatattttagtctaagatcttttatcatatctgcataacctcagatggtggcagtggatagatatgatgtgcaattgagtaggggttaatactaactcgctcgttccttgcagaggagaaagggggtttgctagagaagcctttgtgtattaaccctggttgcatatctaaagtcatgtgctcacttgtgtgctgttcgtggcggtggtatattgggacggcttgggggagagatacaactcatttgagggacccctgagtgggtgaagagtggggcagcttgcgggttgtgtattgatccttgatcctgtaagaggggatactgtccatttgacggacctttgcggaggtgaagagtgggtgcgcttgcgagcgtcggtattaacccttgtcctgtatgcaggtcgcgtgctagcagggggtcgtacgtgacagactatattgagtgtattgttttattcatatatgCTTCACAAATTagcatttaatgtatttatttttctaaaaagTGGCCCCGGTGATAATATAGTATCGCCTAGTGCACCTAAAACCgtaatataatattttatatcatgatatttagtgtattttaatggcattgaatgtatttttatttcgTTTTTTTATTAGACTATATTGAATGTGTTTTAATGACAATATTTAAAGGCCTAGAATTGATTATACTTTATAATACATGCAGGCTGACCGCTTCCAAACAAATATTGACGAAAATACACACGGGAGTTCCACAGCGGCAGACCAAGAATGTAAGAATCTACAGAGACCGCTTTAGACTGTGCTATTTATTATGCTAACATACTAAACGCTTAGGCGGTTTTTATACGtttttagaaaatatatatatatttttgttgttgtaattTTTTGTCATTTTCTTTCATGTAGTTTTGGCTGCTGCACTTAAGGCCGAGCGGGTGGCTAATGACGCTTATATGCCCCTATATGCAGATCTAGAAAGGCGAGGTGGAAAACAGGTCACCGCTGGTGCGTATTTATATAAAATCGGATGCAAATACTTTTTTACTTTTAAAGTCGCCTGTGTACATGAATAACCGCCGTATGCGGGCTTTTATGTCGTACAGAACCAACCAAGGCGGGGACGGAAAACCGTGTACGCACTGGCAAGCGTTCGACCAAACAACACTCAACAAGCCCTGAATCAGCCATAATGACAAATCAAAAACGGGGTATGTATTACAATGTATCGCTGTTATATTTAAAACTAACACTATAGACCTGTTTTGAACTTATTTAAAACTTTATAGATTACGGCTGTAATTATATATCTAAGTTGGCTAAGAGTGTTTCTATTCAtttattacacttttttttatagcCAACAATAGGGGCATGCAGCCACAATAATTTtgtatctattttttatttttaaatgctgctGTCTATTATAAACCTTTTTAATACTGAGGATATTGTTCATAGCTTCAAAACAACACCGGTACCAAAACGTTAGATGCCCAAAAGTCGCCGCTGAAATGCAAAGCCAGAACAAGAAACCACAGGCCCCACAACCTGAAAAGCCTGGTGAGTATATTGTGTCGTTGAGACATTCAAGAAGCGATATACGTGGTGTTGTGTAATGTAGTACTACCATAGCGCCTCAAGATGGCCGGCCTTTACTCTATTAATGAAATGAGCTGAcagtatttttttgttgttgtttttagccTCAAAGAAGACCATAAGACACCCCACTAGACGTATTCCTGACAACTGTAACTCAGCACACGACAATGAACAACCCAACACATCAAAAGCGTCGTACGGTATAAAGCGACCAACAACAACAACTGTTACTGTTACCATCGAACCACCCCCAGCTACAACGTTGAATTCCCCAACTGTACAGGATGATATAATTTTTCGTGCCACAGGCGGTGAGTCAGCACGCATAAACACAACACATGTATCAGGCCGGCAACAAGCCACGTGGGAAAATATATTGCGTAGAATTGACTATGGCAGACGCCCACGTGTAAATGACCCTGATGCTGCACAGTCACCAAGTAAAAGACAAAGAGTTCCTTTACAGGGCATTGCACCGGTCACAAACAGTAAAAGCCAATGGTTTCCTTTACAGGACATTACGACTGTCACAAACAATGATCATGTGTCACATAAAGTGCTGTCAGTTAACTGCACGACGATTAATGACATTGATACACCACATTATTGGCGATGGTTCTACAATCACTTTGTTTTTTGGATAGATTTAAACCAGCTTATAGAACAGgtaataagcgacttgaaaaccTTGATATTTGTGAAGGAGCATGAACGCGATTTAGAGCGCGTGAAAGCCTTGTTATTAAGACTTCGCCGTTCAAGTGAGACATTTCACACGGGTGTAATGCTACTAAAGGGGGATTTAAGTGCCAACAACCAAAACATAAAACACGGCGTAATAATAGCAGCACAGCGTACTGACAATACACATCCGAATGCCACGACAACTATGTGTATAGAGGACGAATCTGACATTGAGCGACGGGGGTGCGCTGAATACATTTTTTGGGGGAATGTAAAGCTGTCTATCAAAGCATTCATGCGTGAACTGTATTCTTATAGTTGGGAGCCTCATGGCGAACGCAAAATGTGTATGGAGCCGGAGTTCAAACTAAAACTTGAACGTTTAACGACTGTATTTAGCACCGGTGCCCAATTACTAACCAACTACACTGTGATCCTGAGGTTCAGAAAAAGATTGTGGTACAACAGGCTGGGATTGTCCAGAATAAACAGTACTGGCAGATTGAGACGCGTCCTCTACAGAAAACACAAGTGTGTGTACACAAAACGACAGCTGACCAACGCATTCACTACCCTACCCTTTGGTTACTAATTATAAATCTGTAATGGATATCAGGCTTCAACACCCTTTCTCGTGCATTTTAGCCGGACCGTCAAATTCAGGGAAAAGCTATTTTGTTAAACAGATTTTGCAACATTCTAGCACTCACGTGTCACACCGGCCTGATAATATCGTATGGTTTTATGCATGCTGGCAAAATCTTTATGATGAACTGTTAAGCACTATGCCCCACATTAGATTTATTGAGGGTATACCCGCTACATTTAATGACGATGCTCTTTTTCCCCCTGGTAAAGTGAATTTGACAATCGTTGATGACTTGATGGAAGCCGCCAGtgagagctctgaaattgaaaaagCATTCACCAAGTATGTGCATCACAGAAACCTCAGTATCATGTACCTCGTACAAAATGTTTTTTGCCAGGGTAAAAAAAGCAGAACCATAAATTTAAACACTAAATATATGGTTCTTTTTAAAAATCCAAGGGATAAATTACAAATTAACACCTTAGCGCGTCAAATGAATCCTGGTAAATCACATTTCTTTTTAGAGGCTTTTGAAGATGCCACACGGTCCCCCTATGGTTTTTTGTTAGTAGATTTAAGAGCCACGACCCCTGATGAGTACCGCTTAAGAACCGGTATCTTTCCGCCTGACAGCCCCAtgtctatgtttaaaaaaaaaaaaaaaacacttctaaAAGAGAGAATTATCTGTAAATTGTCATATCATATTCCTTTTCAAATTTTTTCGCGCCGGTTTGTATAATGAATAGACATCTTGATCTGAAAGATAAGTTTTGACCGTTGCATTTGAAATAACGTATTTTTGTGCTGCATTATTTAAACTCTGTATGGCGCCAAAGGAACCCGGCGTTTTCGGCGTGTAATATATTTTTCGTAATTGTGCATCCGTTTTTTTTGATCTTGTATGTCTGTGCATTCTTTAATAGTGTTTCATAAATCAATATAATGTTTCTATGACTATTTTTGCACCTCTGATATTTCCTTTTCTGTGAATCTACAGTCTGTGGTCCTTCCCGCATCTGTTTAAAGCGTTACTGATAACCTGTTGAACCTCACATAAGGTATCACTCAGGCTAACCAACCTGTGAAAATAATCAGGCTTAATGTTTTGTTTCTCCTGATAAGCCTATCAATCA is part of the Ascaphus truei isolate aAscTru1 chromosome 9, aAscTru1.hap1, whole genome shotgun sequence genome and harbors:
- the LOC142502247 gene encoding uncharacterized protein LOC142502247, whose translation is MADRFQTNIDENTHGSSTAADQEFLAAALKAERVANDAYMPLYADLERRGGKQVTAEPTKAGTENRVRTGKRSTKQHSTSPESAIMTNQKRASKQHRYQNVRCPKVAAEMQSQNKKPQAPQPEKPASKKTIRHPTRRIPDNCNSAHDNEQPNTSKASYGIKRPTTTTVTVTIEPPPATTLNSPTVQDDIIFRATGGESARINTTHVSGRQQATWENILRRIDYGRRPRVNDPDAAQSPSKRQRVPLQGIAPVTNSKSQWFPLQDITTVTNNDHVSHKVLSVNCTTINDIDTPHYWRWFYNHFVFWIDLNQLIEQVISDLKTLIFVKEHERDLERVKALLLRLRRSSETFHTGVMLLKGDLSANNQNIKHGVIIAAQRTDNTHPNATTTMCIEDESDIERRGCAEYIFWGNVKLSIKAFMRELYSYSWEPHGERKMCMEPEFKLKLERLTTVFSTGAQLLTNYTVILRFRKRLWYNRLGLSRINSTGRLRRVLYRKHKCVYTKRQLTNAFTTLPFGY